A portion of the Coturnix japonica isolate 7356 chromosome 4, Coturnix japonica 2.1, whole genome shotgun sequence genome contains these proteins:
- the CENPI gene encoding centromere protein I: MQRGRSSKHSKRSLQAQHSQQTDLSAWRKGGTVDTEESAQNRQSRSDQKNDHEQESLEEALSYFGEIQDRVSLKKSEVLKKHLSTIESIALKRGLPPEGFEVLLDVALSGKLADTVNIRLLKSLIPTSVIPESSVVSSVSMFCVSKCSSNVQLLFLRWLITMFDFIDQKEQVHALYGVFFFILNDEKLCPYICHILCLLTRKENVKPFRVRRLLDLQSKTGMLPHLQALLSLYKLFCPELVSITLPQKMKTYFKNADSPWKAAVTAVRQRNQANSTVPQPLVLGTAQPCSRKRKWNSQLTVPATSANAQNVAVGRKMRHADSYSANESFPVEQLRTFPQLLQNIHCLEFPSQMGSVLTNPLLLHYMNCSKDESASLRLYYWMGQILQEECTWCVVDNSQYEEEFRGFLETAYRAECFLQEGFPSCEEFLYRSLPLWDGVSCQSEVLQLMSWIPLRTFSEMKSQLCSPLAQLFFTSSLYFKCSVLESLKELLQNWLNWHLVHLDSESDSQFGSLNTTLSGLVNGVAELIHFVGRISTAALHLEKSHTFLLCFILDFYETVCDIYLKYKLPLLILPPAGVFYPALLSMDSVNLNQLCYIMYRYRTNLVAAKENEISKKKIQQFKISSQTYQEYNQYIIAMVGCLWTSTAFQKDNHPQGIRMDDELLKKTGVKEYKNSFNIVYHPALTCYAVDFLKQVWPDDTTLNFSLIKGKKWNWYLRYLYGQGLEGLKLFIESSVNRVSKTSQSKPEAEEV, from the exons ATGCAACGAGGACGGAGTTCTAAGCACTCCAAGCGATCTCTGCAAGCTCAACACAGCCAACAGACTGATCTCTCTGCGTGGCGAAAAGGAGGGACAGTTGATACTGAGGAAAGTGCCCAGAATCGTCAATCTCGGAGTGATCAGAAAAATGACCATGAGCAAGAGTCCCTTGAGGAAGCTCTGAGCTACTTTGGGGAAA TTCAAGATCGAGTTTCACTGAAAAAGAGTGAAGTTTTGAAGAAACATTTGTCTACTATAGAAAGCATTGCCCTGAAAAGAGGTTTACCCCCTGAAGGATTTGAAGTACTGCTAGATGTGGCACTCAGTGGCAAACTTG CTGATACAGTGAATATTCGTTTACTGAAGAGCCTAATCCCAACCTCAGTGATACCAGAAAGTTCTGTTGTTTCCTCTGTATCTATGTTCTGTGTCAGCAAATGCTCGAGCAATGTCCAG ctgctttttctgAGATGGCTGATCACGATGTTTGACTTCATTGATCAGAAGGAACAAGTTCATGCCCTCTATGGCGTCTTCTTTTTCATCCTGAATGATGAGAAGTTG tgtcCCTACATCTGCCATATACTCTGCCTGCTgaccaggaaagaaaatg TCAAGCCTTTTCGGGTCAGGCGACTCCTTGATCTCCAGTCAAAAACG ggTATGCTGCCTCATCTACAGGCCCTGCTATCGCTTTATAAGCTTTTCTGTCCTGAGCTGGTATCCATAACCCTTCCTCAGAAGATGAAG acttaCTTCAAGAATGCAGACAGCCcttggaaagcagcagtgactGCTGTAAGGCAGAGAAACCAGGCCAATTCTACTGTACCCCAACCACTGGTTCTAGGCACAGCTCAACCTTGCTCACGGAAAAGA aaatggaaTTCCCAGTTGACTGTACCTGCAACCAGTGCCAACGCACAGAATGTAGCAGTGGGTAGGAAAATGAGACATGCTGATTCATATAGTGCTAATGAATCTTTTCCAGTGGAGCAGCTGCGGACCTTTCCCCAACTCCTACAAAACATCCACTGCCTGGAG TTTCCTTCCCAGATGGGCTCAGTGCTAACAAACCCGTTATTGCTTCACTACATGAACTGCAGCAAAGATGAATCTGCTTCTCTGAGGCTCTACTATTGGATGGGACAGATTCTTCAGGAAG AGTGCACCTGGTGTGTAGTTGATAATAGCCAATATGAAGAAGAATTCAGAGGCTTCCTGGAGACTGCTTACAGGGCAGAGTGTTTCTTGCAG GAGGGATTTCCTTCCTGTGAGGAGTTCCTGTACAGGAGTCTTCCTCTCTGGGATGGTGTATCCTGCCAATCAGAAGTCCTCCAACTTATGAGCTGGATCCCCCTCCGTACCTTCTCTG aGATGAAGTCACAACTCTGCAgtcccctggcacagctcttcTTCACATCATCCCTTTACTTTAAG TGCAGCGTTCTGGAGAGTCTGAAAGAGCTGTTACAGAACTGGTTAAACTGGCATTTGGTTCATCTGGATTCAGAGTCTGATTCTCAATTCGGTTCTTT GAATACCACCCTTTCTGGACTGGTGAATGGAGTGGCTGAACTGATCCACTTTGTGGGACGAATTTCTACTGCTGCGTTGCACTTGGAGAAGAGTCATACCTTCTTGCTGTGCTTCATCCTGGATTTCTATGAGACC gtGTGTGACATATATCTGAAGTACAAGCTGCCGTTGCTAATATTGCCTCCTGCTGGAGTTTTCTACCCAGCATTGCTCAGCATGGATTCTGTCAACTTAAATCAGCTCTGCTACATCATGTACAG gtATAGAACCAACTTGGTAGCCGCAAAAGAGAATGAGATAAGTAAAAAG aaaatacagcaattcAAGATCAGTAGCCAGACATATCAAGAGTATAACCAGTACATAATAGCCATGGTGGGTTGTCTGTGGACATCCACTGCATTCCAGAAGGATAATCATCCTCAGGGCATTCGTATGGATGATGAATTGCTGAAGAAAACTGGAGTGAAGGAGTACAAAAACAGCTTCAATATTGTCTACCACCCAGCTCTGACGTGCTATGCTGTTGACTTCCTGAAGCAG GTCTGGCCAGATGATACCACTTTAAACTTCAGTCTAATTAAG GGAAAGAAGTGGAACTGGTATCTGAGATATCTGTATGGGCAAGGTTTAGAAGGCCTGAAACTCTTCATTGAAAGCAGCGTCAATCGTGTTTCCAAGACCTCTCAAAGTAAACCAGAGGCTGAGGAAGTGTGA